DNA from Chelonia mydas isolate rCheMyd1 chromosome 3, rCheMyd1.pri.v2, whole genome shotgun sequence:
cgttacctagggaggtggtggaatcttcttccttagaggtttttaaggtcaggcttgacaaagccctggctgggatgatttagttggggattggtcctgctttgagcagggggttggactagatgacctcctgaggtcccttcctgagagtctatgattctatgagtggggAAGGTCTACAGGGTTTCTTCCCTCCTAACTTTTTCCTCCCACCAAACAAATCTGAATGCAGGCTCTCTGGTACGTCCAAAGATCGTCCGCAGCGTCCATTACTGCCCTGCTACCAAGAAGACCATTGAACGCCGATACACGGACATGACGACTCTCGAAGCTTTTCCATCCAGCTCTGTCTACCCCACTAAGGTGAGCAAACGGAGGCAACGTCAAATATTTGCCAGAGACCTGGggaaggaagtgacttgcccaaggccatacagtaggccagtggtagagctgggtatagatcccaggtctcctgagtccagtgGACCTCACTGCAGTCGTCCCATATAGCTATTGGGAGCGAGTTACCTCCCTCTGGCTTCATCTGTGGGGCAAGCATGTTGATTAAACAACAGTAATGTATCGGCTCTGCTGTAGCAGAGGTGCCGATATATGTGGAGCCCCTCCTAGCGGCCAGTTGAATGCCCTCCCAAGAAACAGACATCCGCATCGGCTAACACCGTTTCAgtcctgaaggcagcagcgcagaggaGGCAGCTTATGAATTGTTTTGCAGTCTGTGCTGGATTTGATGGAGTTCAAACCTAGGCTCCTGGTGAGACGGAAGCATCTGTTAGTCAGACTGGATCAAATGGTCTGTTAGGCAGAGTGATCACTCGGTCTCTGGAGAACATAGTGGGTAATTGGGCTGCCAGTGACCAAATAACACTCTTCTCACCTGAAGGTCTTGCACGGGTGATCTGTGACTGCCTGTCTGGTGTAGCCAGCAGAGCTCTCCATGACTGCTTAGTCTGTCCTAGTGCTTGGGTAGGCCCAAGGGGCTCACGCTAGGTAGTACAGGCTGTTAGTCTGGGAGCTGGAGAGCCTGGGTGAACCACAAGGtctctgtgtccagcagcctcaataaAAAAGCCCCTTGCAGCACAGTCCTGTCTCACTGCTACCACAAGGGACACTCCCGCCTCCCTTCCCTGTGTGGGTGACCCCATCTGATCCCAGAGACTCCTTCCTCATGCTCCTGTGAATGAGGCATCTCATTACTGTGTCGCTCATCCAGGATGAAGAGAACAATCCCCTGGAGACGGAATTTGGCCTCTCCGTCTACAAAGACCATCAAACCATCACCATCCAGGAGATGCCTGAGAAGGCCCCAGCTGGTCAGCTTCCTCGCTCTGTGGACGTTGTTCTGGATGATGACCTGGTGGACAGGGTGAAGCCTGGGGACCGAATCCAGGTTGTTGGAACTTACCGCTGTCTGCCCGGGAAGAAGGGGGGCTACACATCAGGGACATTCAGGTGAGGCACACAGTGTAATCGCCTTCCCTTCATATTGCTGCTTTCATCGTGAAAGATCCCAGAATGCTCTGTACCTTTTATAGGAGGAGCACTTCACTtgccactgagatgcagccagctctggggtgggatgcaATAGCTGTTGAACAGCAGCATGGCGTTGTAATTAGGCCAGAACACAGAGTCAAACACCCTGAATCTCTTGGAAGGTTCCATTAGCTCTCTAGTGACTGTGGATGGCCAGGACCAAACAAAGGATAGAGATGTAGTACTGCAGACACAGATGAAGAATGGTCTTATTGCTCAGTTAATTAAGCAGACACGAGGGCACCAGGATACATCGTTTTCTGAGCTTTCCAGAGTCTCCAAGACTCGGCTTGAGGAGTTGACCCTTATGGAAGGACGCTGTGGGTGATTGCTGTAATCTGTCAGTCCTTGGATGGTTGGGTCTGTCTTCAGGGTTTTTGTGTTCTAGACTTGACCAAGCTCCCTCTCCTTTCCAGAACCATTTTGATCGCCTGCCATGTGAAGCAGATGAGCAAAGAGGTTCGGCCTCTCTACTCTGCCTCTGATGTGGCCAAGATCAAGAGATTTAGCAAAAGTCGCTCAAAGGTATTAAGCTTTATTTTCAAACACACCTTGTAGAAAATTGTATATTAGAGATGGGAACATAAACACTGGTCAGCTAACCCATCCCCATGGCACAAGGCGGGGTAGCTCTGAATGTTTTCTAGTACTTTGTCCAGCTTTAAATGGCTCTAAAGATATAGCTTCCCCCACTTATCCTGTGCAGGTGTAGGGGGGCTCTTACTCAGTCATCCCTGTATCATTTGCTTAGTTTCTTCTCATCGCTTCAGCCCAGCATAAACAATTCCTTTGCTTCATGTTGATCCTCTTCAGATACTAGCTCAGCGTCTATCTGATCAAACGTCTCTCTTGTGCATGCACTGATCACACTTGAATCCAGTCGTGTCTGCTCTTTGCAGAAGTCTTAGGTTTTCTCACTCTCAgaccctccccttctccttaGCTGATCAAAGTTTGAGCATTGCCAAGACTCAAAGGATACAAGGTCATATCCTACACTTACCTATTAGAGAAACAAATCAACCCTAATCCATACCCCTCCTCTCTTACTGCAGTGCCTGCAGGTCTTTTCTTAACCAGAGAGTGCCCTCAGATTGACCTTCCCTTCAGAACCATGTCCTGGAGAGATTTCCCAGCCGACCATGCTCTTAAAGGGGTTGCTGCTTTACCATGAGGGGGAGAACTTGAGCAATGGGCAGGAATGTTAAAGGAAGCTCAGAATCTTTCTTCTGTAAATAACATCGATGTAAGGTCTGGCccaatataaaaaacaaaacaaagaaaaatcctcCCTTTTTTGTCTCTCAGAGGTGCACCCAGGTTAAAATAGCATTGTAAAAATTCTTCCCCTTAGGTCACTGCTGAAGGGAtttaaaacacccattttttctcAGCTGGCTGAGATACAGTGGACTAGTTGAATCAGTGTCTCTCTTTCTAGTTCTCCTGACCTAGCCCCGTGTTGTCGGGTCTCCTGTCCTGCAGGGGAACGTGCCTGATGTGCAACAATTGCCAGTGAAagccccttcctttcctcttgATTTAAGCCCACTCATTAGACTAGCAAAGCCTGAACTACCTGATCGTGTCCCTTGAGAGGGAAGCCATTCTTGTTGGCTGGATTTTTTTATGTGGTACACTTCGTTTCCTCTGCCTTAGGATGTCTTTGACCAACTCTCGAGGTCTCTGGCCCCCAGTATCCACGGGCATGAGTATATCAAGAAAGCGATTCTCTGCATGCTGCTTGGAGGGGTGGAGAAGGTTCTGGAGAATGGGAGCCGCATCCGAGGAGACATCAACATCCTGCTGATAGGTAGGGCGGAGGGGAGTGGCATTGGGATGCTATGGTGACGGGAGGGCAAAGCCTGTGTGATGGGACACTTCATAATTGCTTGGACTCTTCCTTTCCAGGAGACCCTTCAGTCGCCAAGTCTCAGCTGCTGCGTTACGTGCTCTCCACAGCCCCCCGGGCCATCCCCACCACCGGTAGGGGCTCCTCCGGGGTTGGTTTGACTGCTGCCGTCACCACGGACCAAGAAACCGGTAAGGTTATCGTTGAAGTGCTCTGCTGGCAGAGGATGCTGTGAGGAAGGAAGTAAAGGGAATGGCTCTGTAAGATGTGAGGCTGCTGTAACATCTGTCAGCCATCACAGAACCACTAGTTGCTCTTGCTGGAAGCTTTTACATGATGGGAACCTCTTCTCCGGTGCAAGAGCATTGTTGGTGGATGTCTGCTGGGGTTCGCCTTCTTACATCTTCTCAGGCTGCATGTCTCTGAGTGGCGCCTGCCCAGGCAGCTAGGTAGATGGCTCTCAGCTCTCCCATATCCTGTGTGGGATCCCAATAGGCAGCAGGAGCTGGTTGTGCCATGTCCCTAAATCACTGCACAGATGTTCTTGACCTTCCTGCTGCTGGAAATACCTGTGCGAGAACTAATGGTACTTGCTTCTTTGAATAGGATCTGGTTACTTTCCACCCAAGGtggtcccatcccacccccaggtCCTCCCATGCCTCTCTGTCTTGAAGATTCATCTCCCTGGCTTTCCCTGCGTTACCCCCACCACTCTCCGCTGCGGAGAGCTAGGCAGAGCTGTCtctgaagccaggatttcatgtACTCCTTGGGCACCAGAGTTTTGGGGATTTGAACCCCCAGATGCCAGGGATCTGTCAGATCTCTGTGAATTTCAGAGCAAAGGGGAGGGCTTGGGGATGATGGCCCATACATAACCCTGGACtactccctgctccaccccccagGTGAACGCCGCTTGGAAGCTGGAGCCATGGTCCTGGCTGACCGGGGCGTGGTCTGCATTGATGAGTTCGACAAGATGTCCGACATCGACCGCACGGCCATCCATGAGGTGATGGAGCAGGGTCGCGTGACCATTGCCAAGGCAGGCATCCATGCCAGGCTCAATGCCCGCTGCAGTGTGCTGGCTGCAGCCAATCCTGTCTACGGCAGGGTGAGTCAGGGCGAGTGCTGGCGGGGGGGCTCTCTCGGATCAGCTCTTCTCCTAGTAGCTACTGAGACCGGACCCACGTTCCAGGAGAGGATCATCTGATCTCCTGAGGGGTGAGCAAGAGGCTCTGATGGAAATTCTAGATGGTAAAAACCCTTGATCAAAATAACAAGGTCCTGGGTAGGTCTCCGTGCAGCTGTGGATGCCAAAAACATATCCTAATGTCCACACTGGGCCCAGACTCTGCCCTCACGTCCAGTGCACCCCATCTTGAAATGAATGAGCTGGAGACTGAACATGGCCTCTAGCCCATTTTCTGGAGCTCAGCCCAAGAGCTGTTAAACTGAGCAATTAAAGCAACACGAGGTTTTCAGCTCTGATCTGGAAAGTGCCTGGCTTGGTGTCGACTCTGGGGGAGGCAGAGTGTAAAATGTACCAGTTCCCTTTGTAAATGGGGCAACAAGGCATGGTGAAGCGGAGCAATGCTGCTGGGTTTATTTTCCAGGGGCAGCGTTCAGACCGGGGTGGTGTGTTAGCACCTTCGTTCTTAAATCCTGTGACACCCAGTCCCTCGAAAAGCCACGATGTCCAAGTTCTTCTGATAGTTTCAGGGTCTCCTGTAACTCATCTCCCTGCTCTTTGCAGTACGATCAGTACAAAACTCCCATGGAGAACATTGGCCTTCAAGACTCCTTGCTGTCCCGATTCGATCTGCTCTTCATCGTCTTGGATCAGATGGACCCGGAGCACGACAGGGAGATCTCGGACCACGTCCTGCGAATGCACCGGTACCGAGGACCTGGCGAGCAGGATGGGGATGGTGAGTTGagtcttctctcttttttcccccctacctGCTTTCATCCTGACTCCTttgtgaaaacatctgctcagtgtgcagtggcagtccaaGCTAACAATATTatgaatcattaggaaagggatagataataagacagaaaatcataacgccactatataaatcgatggtacgcccacaccttgaatactgtgtgcagttctggtcgccccagctcaaaaaagatatattagaattggagaaGGTAGAGAGAcgggcagcaaaaatgatgaggggcatggaacagcttccatatgcagagaggttaaaaagactgggatttttcagcttggaaaagagacgactaaggggtgatatgatagaggtgtataaaatcatgactgatgtggggaaaatgaataaggaagtgtttatcCTTTCACATACCACAGGAACCAATGGTCACCCAATGAAagtattaggcagcaggtttaaaacaaagataaggaagtatttttttcacacaacgcacagttagcctgcggaactcattgccagaggatgttgtgaaggtcaaaagtataactgggttcaaaaaagagttggatatgttcatggaggataggtccatccctggttattagccaagaaggtcagggaCGTAACCTGATGCTGAGTGTCCCTagtcctctgactgccagaagctgggacttgacaacaggggatgaatcacttgataactgccctgttctgtttgttccctctgaagcacctggcactggccgctgtcggaagacaggctactgggcttgatggaccattggtctgatccagtccaACTGACCGTGTTTCTTCTCCCTTGCCCAAGACCGTGGGATCCCTCCTacccatcccacccccaaatTTCTCTAGGCTTTATGTTGCACTCGCCATCTGGGGACCCGTAGTCCCTGGTCGGAAGCTTCTCTTTATTCCTGTGCCCTGAGGGGCTGGACTCTGATGTCCCCCATTGCAGTGCATTGACCGTTAAGCAGACTAGCTCTCGCCCGCCAGTAGCTTGCTGCATGCCTGGTTATCCGAACTGTCGTGGCAAACGTGGTAGGTGAAAGCCAGCAGCAGAATAAACAGCAGGTTGAGCTACTGGGAGTGGCTGAGGTATCTGACTCGGACAGAGCCATACTAATCTCCAGTGCTCTCCTGCATTGTTCTGTGTCTTGGTTGATTTAGTGACCGGGTGAGCTCAGCTGAGTGATATGCAAAACTCCTGGGGGCTCAAAACCTGCAGCATAATTGGTCTCGAGCTTCTCCTTTCTTAGAGTCTTAAATAAGAGGAAAATCCTATTGGATCTAGTCCATCTCCGGGGTAGGGCCAGTGCAAGATTGTTGTCTGCAGCACGTTCTCCAGTGGCTTGTCCTGTCCAGTTGGGCGTTTCCTCCACTCCCCCTGGAAGGATACTCAGATCTCGCAGAAAATGAGCTTTCCCTGATGTGTGGTCTACAGTTTGCTTTGTTCAGTCGCATCCCATTTTGCCTAGTTATACACGCCCTGTTACCACCCTAAACCTTGGCTCTCTCACCTCGGTGCTAGTCAGCTGTAGAGGTTTCTGGGGTGATATCTGTGGCTTAGCCAAGCTACGTATTAGCCTCTCAAGGGTTCGGGCCTGGATGATGTGTAAATCCTGCTCTCCTAATGtctcccccagccatgcccctggGCAGCGCAATAGAGATCCTGGCTACGGATGATCCTAATGTGGTGCAGGAGGAGGACCAGGAGCTACAAGTGTATGAAAAACACGACAACCTTCTGCATGGCCCCAAGAGGCACAAGTGAGTGTGTCCCTGTCTGCCCCATCCCTGTAGTGATTCAGTCGTGGTTTTTATCTTCGAGGAGGTTCACGGTCTGACTGGTTGTAAACTGCTGGGGCTTTGGCACCTAAGCTCCTTTGTGGGCTTGGCAAGGGAGTGGGAGAAATGTCGCCTGCAGCAGCAGTACCTTGCCTTTATATAGTGCCATTTGTGTGGAAGGATCCCTGGAAGGATCACTAGCCCACTACAGACAGGTGTCCAGCCCTGGGATGGAACACAGCAGCCGTTCTGCACCTGGCCCATACCACAAGTCTGTAAGAGGATCATGAAGAACATTGTATGTGGCTGAGCATtccatgcatgtgtgtgttcctGTTCTTTGTGTGTTGCTCATGTTGCTGGGGGGACGACTTCCTTTTGGAAGGGAGCGGCACAGTAAAAATGGAGTCTCCTGGTTCCATTCCGTAACTTGTGTATATGTTTGTGTGTCTCTGCCAGAGAGAAGATAGTTAGCATGGAGTTCATGAGAAAATACATCCACGTGGCCAAGATCATCAAGCCGGTGTTGACCCAAGAGTCAGCGAATTACATAGCGGAGGAGTACTCCCGCCTCCGCAGCCAGGACCAGATAAGCTCCGACATTGCCAGGGTGAGCAAATCTTTCCGGGGTGTGGGAGGCAGGAGCAGACAAGGAAAGAGACCAGAATGGGTTAGCTCCATCCTTTTGCCATGGGCCAAGGAAACAGTCACACATCTGGCCCTGAGATGTTCTCTCTTGTGAGACGCCCACTTAGGGGCATGATGCTCCAGAGAGGTGAACTCCTCTCATTCTCCCAGGCTTTTGCTAATAATTCTCTGGGGTAGGGGGGGAATGTTGGTCTATTTCCCTTGCCCTAAAGTTGAATTGCAGTTTGGAGCCTGCCAGTGCTTCTCAGAGCAGCACATTTCCGATGCTGATTCCCCGaggtggggggcacagaggaggAAATCGCATGCACTTAGTTTCATGGTCCTTTCTCCAAAGACACATGCTGAGCCTCAAGCGAAGGCTCACTCTGGCCTAGTACGCTGGGATGCTATGGATCATGTGAGGCTATAGCCCACAGCATACCATGTACATACTATTCCTGTTCCATGACTGGCACTGTCCCTCAACTCTTTGAGGGGTGTGTCTTCCACAGGCTTCCTTTGCATCCTAAGACATATGTAGACTACAGCAAAGATGCACGTGACTAAGGCTTTCGGGGGTGTGGCCTTGCTCATTCTGTGCTGGGACTCTGCCTGCAGCTGTTCAGCATGGACCATAATGAACATGTGGGCCTTGCCGCAACATGGAGCCATTGTCTGATCCCTCAGTTGCTGGACtgtcttctcctctcctctcccctcccagacctcCCCTGTCACGGCCCGTACGCTGGAGACACTGATCAGGCTTTCCACAGCCCACGCAAAGGCCAGGATGAACAAAACGATCGACCTGCAGGACGCGGAAGCTGCCGTAGAGCTGGTGCAGTTCGCCTACTTCAAAAAGGTGAGAGTGTAGCCAGGGTGCCCGCAGGTAGTGGCAACCACCCAGGGCTCTGGGTGCCAAAGGATTAAATTAAAGGGGCAAACCCCCTGTTGGAATTTCCAGGATCTGGCTTTTCTTTGTGTGGCTCTCAGCTGTGGTGCTGGCTGTTGCTGTAGTCCAGGCTGAGTGCTGGGGCTTGGCAGCTGTAGCGCAGGGTAGAAGACTCCCTGCTGCGAGCCACCTTCCAAGACCCCAGCTGCGATGGGCTCCTTGTTGCGTGGTCTAGGAAGCAAGCAATGGCAGTTGCTCTTGGCAGTCTTAATCTGGGAGGGATTTGGAGTTTTGCTCTTTTTCGTGGCGAGTTGACTTAATCCTGGGTCATGGTGCTTGGAGACTGCAGCAAGAGGTACCATAGGAGTAAGCATTGTAGTAATTTTGGAAtcctgggtgtcaggactcctgggttctatttctggttaTGCTGCTAACTGTGGGCAGGTGACTCCACATCTGTGCATGTTTCCCTGTATGAAATGGGCATGACAGGCTACATCTTGGGGTGTTGAGGCTTAATTACGATACCCAACTCTCTGAGATCTCCATTGCTACATAAAATGCTTTCTGTTCCCAGACCACGGCTGTGATTTCTCTGTTGGAGGCTCAGCATGTAtcaaatagattcatagatatcaaggtcagaagggaccattatgatcatctattctgacctcctgcacaatgcaggccacagaatctcacccacctgctcctgcgataaacctctcacctgtgtctgagctattgaagtcctcaaatcatggtttaaagactttaaggaatggagaatcctccagtaagtgacccgtggcccatgctacagaggaaggcgaaaaatctccagggcctcttccagtctgccctggaggaaaattccttcccgaccccaaatatggcgatcagctgaaccctgagcatatgggcgaGATTCACCAgacagatacccaggaaagaattctctgtagtaactcagatcccaccccatctaacatcccatcacaggccattgggcctatttaccatgaatagttaaagatcaattaactgccaaaatcatattatcccatcataccatctcctccataaacttagagtttaatcttaaagccagataagtcttttgcccccactgcttcccttggaaggctattccaaaacttcagtgCCTGAGGGGTTGACTCTCCTGTTAATCTGCTTGGGTTGGGTTGTTTGGCTCCCTTTTGCAGGtgctggaaaaggaaaagaaacgtAAGAAGCAGGCGGAGGATGATTCAGAgactgaagaggaagaagaaccagagggtggagagagaaagaaaaagaggtgtgttggggggggggctggagatgCATGTTGGGAGGGAGCACTAGCTGGGACTGGCGAACCCAACTGGGTGGGAgagactgtgaaattgaccagccGCATCTGTGTGCAGAGACAACCCCAGGAATGGATTTTCTTGGAGAGGTCAGACtgcatttaacaaagctaaaTCCCCCAAGGCTGTTGGCTAGAGGGTATTTCACCAACTGTCTGTAGGCTTGGAACCTCTCTCTGGGActtgggggcagaggagaaagCTTTAGAAAATGTCATGTTTTTTGAGGGGTGGAAATCTGAATCTTTTTATAAACTTCCAAATGCTTTGGCCAGCCTCAGAGCTGCTCCTCATTTGTTACCAGAACCAACCCAGGTGTCTTCCTTCAGTGTTTGAAGAGAAGCACTGAGTTCCCCAGTAATCTGCAGGTGGCCCAGCTGTATCCCCACCCAGTGGTTAGAGGTGTGAAGTGCCTCCCTTGTGGCATTGGAGGTGTATTGCCTAGAGTGGTGAGGAGTGGCAGTAACCTTCTGTTGCCCTGCAGGAGGAAGAAGGCGCACCCTGGCGATCAGGAAGCGAAGGAGGGGGAGTCCTATGACCCCTATGACTTCAGTGACACAGAAGAGGAAATGCCGGAAGGTGAGTGgctttctttccctctcttcctgGATCCTGTGTGCACAAGGGGCTGTATGGTGCTGTCTCCTGCCTGATGCTGGACTTGAGCACGCCGTGGAAGAGTCCACTGGATGGCATGCTGTGTTTCAAGCTGCCTGCTGACACAGCTTTTGGGGCAACAGATGAACTGAGCTTCTCCCAGACACTGGAAAGTGGGAGCGAGACACCTTGGATGATCAGCTCCAACCCCTggggccagtgcaggattgttccctatagcCTCTGTCCAGTTATAGAAAGTGGGCTTCCACCGCTTTGCTTGGGAGACTGGTCCAGGATATAGCAACCCTTGCTGTTAGCAAAAGTTTACCGTGGTCATTACACGTTGATGTTGCACTCTAAATTCTTGCGGTGCTTTACAAGGGCCCACTTTCAAGGGACTGTTGTTTTTAGGCAACCAGGGATGAAGACCCTGCTCCCATCTCAAAGAGTGTGCATAGGGCAAGTCTTCCTGGGAGGGAGATCTCTTGGGCTGAGGAACAGTTTATTGGCCATGATGGGCACATGAGTGCTAAAGACCTCCTAAAATCCAAACTGAGTACCAGGGTGGTATGCTATAGGTAGCAATGCTGTGTCATCGTCATGGTCCCATTTCCCCAGACATCTGAATGTAACCACTACAGAAATCAGATACAGCTATGGAAATCACCAGGGTGTACCAGTGGCATTATTCCTTCCATGGCTTTGGTGAGAGAGTGGATATTAATTATTATGGTAGCATcccagggccccgttgtgctagacaCTGAATTAACAGTAAGACTAATTAGCCACTGTAAAACTACATGGAAGGAATAATATCCTTGCTCTGGAAAGAAGTTAGTGACAGCGCCATGCTGCAAGATACTGTACAGATACAGGCTAAAAGATCGTACTAATCCCCTGGTTGCTGCAGCAGATTCTACTGTGTCTTGTGTGCGTGCAGGCACTGGAGGGATGACGTGTAGCTCTTAGTTGCCAGATGTCTCATCTTCGCTTTCTGCTTCCAGTCCAGGCACATACCCCAAAGACTCCTGAACCTGCGGAGACTGGAGGGAGCAAAAAGACCGAGTTGGCTGACTCAAGGTGAGTGGTGGGCTAAAGAAGGCGTGGGGAGTTATGTCATTGGATCTCAAACGGGTCAGCTCTGTGGCTTAGCATCAAATAAACTCTTATCCAGAAACAAAGATGGAAATCCTGGGGGATTCACActcttccttttaaataaaatactgagCCAGCTTGACAATCCTGGAGACTGATGTTCACAAAACAGGTTCAGCCTAATTGGGCAGTATGAGCTGGCCCACCCTGTGTGGCCTCTCTTCTTGCTTGGGGGAGAAAGAGGGGCAGTCCAGACCTTCCTCTTCCTGCTGAGTGTGTATAGAAAGGCTGCTTTTGATGCAGGTACTTAACTAGCCCTGACTCACTTCAAATAGGCATCTGGATGGTAGCAACTCCTGGTCATTACTGGCTTGGGTGGATTTGAGCCAGACGCCATGTAGGTAACAGACTCTTTGTCCTGCTCGCAATATTGAGtgttaattggggggggggggggtggatggggtaggggctTATACTGCAGACAGAATTTAGGATAATGTACGTGTCTTCATGGGATTTAACTCCAGCTGGGGGAGCAGACTGGGCGTTGGAAGACGTCCATTCCTTAGAGTAAAGAGAATAAGGAGACCAGCTGTGGCCTTGCAAGTCTCACCTGAGCCTGCGGTTCCAAGTGCCAGGGAAATGTGTGCACTCCACTGGTATCTTGTGTTCAGATATACCCAGAGCACCGTGCTTTTTCTGGGCACTAAGTCTGCCTGAGGTGGAAGTTAATTACTATATTATGCATCCATAGCCCCATCTTGGGTTAAATCCCCTTAGGCCTTATAAACTCAGCAGCGTTGGGCTAGAGCAGTATTTGAATGGGAAACCTCTGGTAAATACCCAGGAAGGGGTATGAGTGACCCATTTAGCATCTCTGATTAGGTACTGAGCCCTTGCCCCACATGGTGCTAAGGGGAAGACTGTTGTTTGAGGTGCATGCTGCCACTTAAGACAGATGTAAGATATGGTCAGGGCTTCTGGTCACGGGAGATCACATGGCACTCTTTGTGACAGGTGTCTGTAACCCCTGTGTTCTCAGGTCTCCAGCCATCCCGTGTCTCTGGGCAGGGTCCCATGTCCCACTCCCTTCTAACTGGTGGTTGTAAGACTGCACTGTGATAGCTCCAGTCTGCCTTAAGGCCAGCCTCTGGGCTGTGCGTTGTCACCAAAGACCGTTACAGGTCACCACACAGCTTTGCCAAAGCAAAGTACTTTTATTCTTTgagtaaaagcattacagaggaaaCATATCGAATGACAAGTCATACATGCTTACTAAACCTGTCAGAAATCACCCGTCTCCCACATAGGGAATCTGATTGGCCAACGTGCTTTCCAACCCTTCCATGAGAGTTGTCGCTATCTGTTTGCTGAAGCCTTGGGTCTGTTTATGTATCCCACGTTCATTCTTTCTTGCTTGGGCTTTGGCAAACCCAGTCTGAACCAAACCACCCCAGAAAAT
Protein-coding regions in this window:
- the MCM3 gene encoding DNA replication licensing factor MCM3, with amino-acid sequence MAAPPAGLEDAELREAQRDYLDFLDDEEDQGIYQSKVRDVISDNQYRLIVSINDLRRKNEKRANRLLSNAFEELVAFQRALKDFVASIDATYAKQYEEFYVGLEGSFGSKHVTPRTLTSCFLGCVVCVEGIVTKCSLVRPKIVRSVHYCPATKKTIERRYTDMTTLEAFPSSSVYPTKDEENNPLETEFGLSVYKDHQTITIQEMPEKAPAGQLPRSVDVVLDDDLVDRVKPGDRIQVVGTYRCLPGKKGGYTSGTFRTILIACHVKQMSKEVRPLYSASDVAKIKRFSKSRSKDVFDQLSRSLAPSIHGHEYIKKAILCMLLGGVEKVLENGSRIRGDINILLIGDPSVAKSQLLRYVLSTAPRAIPTTGRGSSGVGLTAAVTTDQETGERRLEAGAMVLADRGVVCIDEFDKMSDIDRTAIHEVMEQGRVTIAKAGIHARLNARCSVLAAANPVYGRYDQYKTPMENIGLQDSLLSRFDLLFIVLDQMDPEHDREISDHVLRMHRYRGPGEQDGDAMPLGSAIEILATDDPNVVQEEDQELQVYEKHDNLLHGPKRHKEKIVSMEFMRKYIHVAKIIKPVLTQESANYIAEEYSRLRSQDQISSDIARTSPVTARTLETLIRLSTAHAKARMNKTIDLQDAEAAVELVQFAYFKKVLEKEKKRKKQAEDDSETEEEEEPEGGERKKKRRKKAHPGDQEAKEGESYDPYDFSDTEEEMPEVQAHTPKTPEPAETGGSKKTELADSRLKAFKAGLLEVFRAAHAQSVGLKSLMESINRDNPEPFSAAEVKVALERMQDDNQIMMSDDIIFLI